ATGGAGTAGTGAGTTTCATAAAACCTCCTTTAATCTCTACTCTTAAATTATCCTACTTTTCATTCAAAATTTATAGGGTATTTCTACCCGAGTAGAAGTGCTTTGTGGTTGTCATAACTATCTTTTCCTATTCAACTTGAGTAGAATTAATTCAATATTCAAAAGCACTTCATAGACTTTGTGGACAGCAAGGTGCATACGACTCGAAGAGGGCAAATAGTTTTTTTTAGGTATTACCACTCTTGATTTTTGTAGATGAAAGATACAAAATAATTACTACCCAAAAGGAGGCTATTTCAATGACCAGCCTAGGAGTAGAGCTTCTTATATGTACTTTTTCGCTAATTTATTTTGGTCTGTTTATGACACGAAATTTTTATCAACAAGGTATGAGAGCTCATCTACGCAAAAACATTTTTTGCGTTAAATCACAAAGTAATCCATACTGCATAACTAAGTAGCATTGGATTAATAATTTCAAAAAAGGAGGTTAATTATATCTTGCAGAAATCCTTATAAACATATGATGCAGAATGACTTTACACCTTTTATTGATGTTATATCGTAAGAAAAGAATTGAAGTGATGTAAAACTGGAGTGTATGCAGTTTGGTATATGCGACTATAGACCAGAACAAGTAGAAAAAGTGCCTTTTTTTAATAGAAACACTTTTAGAACAGACTTCTGAGTTGAGGGAAATTAAATGAAAAATAAGAGATCCCATATTAAAACTACTCTTAAGGCGAAAAAAAATTGGAACTTAGATTCATTAGATATGCTTTTGGTTTTAGAGAGTCTCTCAAATAAACATTTAAGAAGTTACCCTCTCCCGGAGAAAAACATTTCTAGTTATTTAGCAATTTAATATTAATTTGGAGGAAATTATGAAAAAAAGATATATCTGACTATTATAGTTGAACTTTAATTTTATCTATGAGTAAACCTTTGCTACTAGAGGACCTGCTTCTTCATCAGTAAAAACAGGAGTTGTTTTCCAATTTAGAAATTCCCCCCATTGAGCTGCATGTTCGTATATGGCTTTTGGATTATCAGTTTTTAAAACGATCCAACCTTCTAAAGAACCAGGAGCATGATACCTACCAATCATTTCGACTCCAGGATAAATTCCGCCTCCTGCAAGAAATTTTTCTGCACCTTTTTGATGATACCCAGTTTTGAAGGACCAATGTTGAACATAAAGCATAATTTTTAATCATTATAACTACTAAATTAATAGCAAAAAAAGACCTGATTATATGATTTATCGAAAATGTTTTTATTTAGATCGACTATCAATTATTAAAGTGTTATTTTGGCTTAGTCGGTCCTTATGAACAATCACATAAGATTAGAAGATTATGGGTAAATTTCTCGAAAAGAACTTGATTAT
The window above is part of the Prochlorococcus marinus CUG1415 genome. Proteins encoded here:
- a CDS encoding DUF3303 domain-containing protein; translated protein: MLYVQHWSFKTGYHQKGAEKFLAGGGIYPGVEMIGRYHAPGSLEGWIVLKTDNPKAIYEHAAQWGEFLNWKTTPVFTDEEAGPLVAKVYS